From one Bos javanicus breed banteng chromosome 15, ARS-OSU_banteng_1.0, whole genome shotgun sequence genomic stretch:
- the LOC133261142 gene encoding olfactory receptor 5M5, producing the protein MLAPKKMGRGNSTLVTEFVLLGLTDRPDLQPILFVLFLGIYLITVGGNLGMLLLIRIDSCLHTPMYFFLASLSCLDLWYSTNVTPKMLVNFLSEKKTISYTACLIQCYFFIAMVITEYYMLAVMAYDRYMAICNPLIYSSKMSKWVCIRLIAGPYIYGLLSGLMETMWTYRLTFCGSNVINHFYCADPPLIRLSCSDTYIKETSMFVVAGFNLSSSLLIILISYIFILTAVLRMRSAEGRHKAFSTCVSHLVAVTVFYGTLFCMYLRPPTDQSVEQSKIIAVFYTFVSPMLNPFIYSLRNKDVKQAFWKLIRRKVLLK; encoded by the coding sequence ATGCTGGCACCTaagaaaatgggcagaggaaattCCACCTTGGTGACTGAATTTGTTCTGTTGGGATTAACAGATCGCCCAGATCTTCAGCCCATCCTCTTTGTGCTGTTCCTGGGGATCTATCTGATCACTGTGGGAGGGAACCTTGGGATGTTGTTATTGATCAGGATAGATTCATGCCTCCACACCCCTATGTACTTTTTTCTTGCCAGTTTGTCCTGCTTGGATTTGTGGTATTCCACTAATGTGACTCCCAAGATGTTGGTGAACTTCTTATCAGAGAAAAAAACCATTTCCTACACTGCTTGTTTAATCCAGTGCTATTTTTTCATTGCCATGGTGATTACTGAATATTACATGTTAGCTGTAATGGCTTATGATAGGTATATGGCCATCTGTAATCCTTTGATTTATAGCAGCAAGATGTCCAAGTGGGTCTGCATTCGCCTGATTGCTGGTCCATATATCTACGGGCTCCTTAGTGGCCTGATGGAAACCATGTGGACATACCGCTTGACCTTCTGTGGCTCCAATGTCATTAATCACTTCTATTGCGCTGACCCACCCCTCATTCGACTCTCCTGCTCTGACACTTACATTAAGGAGACATCCATGTTTGTGGTGGCAGGATTTAACCTTTCCAGTTCTCTTCTCATAATCCTTATCTCCTACATCTTCATTCTCACTGCCGTCCTGAGGATGCGCTCTGCTGAAGGCAGGCACAAAGCTTTTTCCACCTGTGTGTCCCATCTGGTGGCAGTGACTGTGTTTTATGGGACCCTGTTCTGTATGTACCTTAGACCTCCCACAGACCAGTCAGTGGAGCAGTCCAAAATCATTGCTGTTTTCTACACTTTTGTAAGCCCTATGTTGAACCCCTTCATTTATAGTTTGAGGAACAAGGATGTGAAACAAGCTTTTTGGAAATTGATTAGAAGAAAGgtacttttgaaataa